The stretch of DNA AGAAAATTTTTGTTGGTGGTATTAAAGAAGATACAGAAGAGTATAATTTGAGAGACTACTTTGAAAAGTATGGCAAGATTGAAACCATAGAAGTTATGGAAGACAGgcagagtggaaaaaagagaggattTGCTTTTGTAACTTTTGATGATCATGATACGGTTGATAAAATTGTTGTTCAGAAATATCACACTATTAATGGGCATAACTGTAAAGTGAAAAAGGCCCTTTCTAAACAAGAAATGCAGTCTGCTGGATCACAAAGAGGTCGTGAAGGTGGATCTGACAACTTCATGGGTCGTGGAGGGAACTTTGGAGGTGGTGGTAACTTTGGCCGTGGTGGAAACTTTGGTGGAAGAGGAGgctatggtggtggtggtggtggcagcacAGGTAGTTATGGAGGAGGTGATGGTGGATATAATGGATTTGGAGGTGATGGTGGCAACTATGGTGGTGGTCCTGGTTACAGTAGTAGAGGAGGCTATGGTGGTGGTGGACCAGGATATGGGAACCAAGGAGGTGGAtatggaggtggtggtggaggatATGATGGTTACAGTGAAGGAGGAAATTTTGGAGGTGGGAACTATGGTGGTGGTGGGAACTATAATGATTTTGGAAATTACAGTGGACAACAGCAATCAAATTATGGACCCATGAAAGGGGGCAGTTTTGGTGGAAGAAGCTCGGGCAGTCCCTATGGTGGTGGCTATGGCTCTGGTGGTGGAAGTGGTGGATATGGTAGCAGAAGGTTCTAAAAAATTTTCAGAGGAAAAGGGCTACAGTTCTTAGcaggagagagagcgaggagtTGTCAGGAAAGCTGCAGGTTACTTTGAGACAGTCGTCCCAAATGCATTAGAGGAACTGTAAAAATCTGCCACAGAAGGAACGATGATCCATAGTCAGAAAAGTTACTGCAGCTTAAACAGGAAACCCTTCTTGTTCAGGACTGTCATAGCCACAGTTTGCAAAAAGTGCAGCTATTGATTAATGCAATGTAGTGTCAATTAGATGTACATTcctgaggtcttttatctgttgtagctttgtctttttctttttcttttcattacatcaggTATCTTGCCCTGTAAATTGTGGTAGTGGTACCAggaataaaaatttaaggaatttttaactttaaaaaaaaaaaagaaaagaaagtctaatAGTATGCAACACCTaaacaaaagcaaaggagaaaaaacataTGGCCATCACAACAGATTCAGAAAagacatttggcaaaattcaatgtccactcatttgaaaataaacaacaaaaactcctagcaaactaaaaataaaagagaacttcCTTAACCTTACATACCAAGGACTAACAAACCCTGGATGTATAGTatgatattatgtatataatatttaaaaacatataaaactgtatttttaaataagaccCATACATACCTAATAAAAGCGTCACAAGAGAACGTAAGAGAATAATAAACACCAAATTCAGAAGACAGTTTGTCTTTGAGGGAAGATACAATTGAAGATGCTCCAActgtatcttaaatattttactaaaaaaaaaacaacaaaaaacctctaaAGTAATTATGGTAAAATGTTAAGATTTGGTGTTTACATACCtaagtattcattatttcattctttatatttttctgcattttttttaaaagattttatttatttatttgacagagatcacaagtaggcagagaggcaggcagagagagagagaggaggaagcaggctccctgctgagcagagagcccgatgcaggcctcgatcccggaccctgagatcatgacctgagccgaaggcagcggcttaacccactgagccacccaggcaccctatttttctgcattttaaaaatattttgtaactttgcaaaatttaaatcattttttaaaaaattttaaagagttaataggggcatctgggtgcctcaatcggtgaagtgcctgcctttggctcaggtcatgatctcagggtcctgggatcaagccctgtgtcaggctccct from Neovison vison isolate M4711 chromosome 6, ASM_NN_V1, whole genome shotgun sequence encodes:
- the LOC122908851 gene encoding heterogeneous nuclear ribonucleoprotein A3-like isoform X1, which translates into the protein MEVKPPPGRPQPDSGCHRRQGEEGHDQNEPEQLRKLFIGGLSFETTDDSLREHFEKWGTLTDCVVMRDPQTKRSGGFGFVTYSCVEEVDAAMCARPHKVDGGVVEPKRAVSREDSIKPGAHLTVKKIFVGGIKEDTEEYNLRDYFEKYGKIETIEVMEDRQSGKKRGFAFVTFDDHDTVDKIVVQKYHTINGHNCKVKKALSKQEMQSAGSQRGREGGSDNFMGRGGNFGGGGNFGRGGNFGGRGGYGGGGGGSTGSYGGGDGGYNGFGGDGGNYGGGPGYSSRGGYGGGGPGYGNQGGGYGGGGGGYDGYSEGGNFGGGNYGGGGNYNDFGNYSGQQQSNYGPMKGGSFGGRSSGSPYGGGYGSGGGSGGYGSRRF
- the LOC122908851 gene encoding heterogeneous nuclear ribonucleoprotein A3-like isoform X2, producing the protein MEGHDQNEPEQLRKLFIGGLSFETTDDSLREHFEKWGTLTDCVVMRDPQTKRSGGFGFVTYSCVEEVDAAMCARPHKVDGGVVEPKRAVSREDSIKPGAHLTVKKIFVGGIKEDTEEYNLRDYFEKYGKIETIEVMEDRQSGKKRGFAFVTFDDHDTVDKIVVQKYHTINGHNCKVKKALSKQEMQSAGSQRGREGGSDNFMGRGGNFGGGGNFGRGGNFGGRGGYGGGGGGSTGSYGGGDGGYNGFGGDGGNYGGGPGYSSRGGYGGGGPGYGNQGGGYGGGGGGYDGYSEGGNFGGGNYGGGGNYNDFGNYSGQQQSNYGPMKGGSFGGRSSGSPYGGGYGSGGGSGGYGSRRF